One window from the genome of bacterium encodes:
- a CDS encoding monomethylamine:corrinoid methyltransferase, whose translation MGKLLWETIQRTTTGPLMAEDKFETEFFPNVLADLQAKYKLEFDPDEPAMIDPDMADAVFQAGKELLLEVGLYCKNTRRIVKYTEDEIEGVIATARHEITLGFDRQEITLTPRSPGDEKRLYTFFPAGALTTDTELYRNYALTVMQEPTCDGVIPIPLYAVGDFKNIADSPSQTLVCLTEARIINDAATWAGKPGLFLGIPMSATTPLTLMSAFGSGLYNRRNCTLPVQIIQDMRIDYDRLNLAFFAEQHGIEPWMSCSPALYAYLTGPEQGAMEIIAHTLGMLAYSGGALTQAMSVSVHGTYIGNDISCCNTAAALAADRNLKLPWLSFGSMGNPAGALSDTSWYATAAACIGGSISGMEGLWLAGGSTGFESRWAGEMARAAAGLSPKEGVELLKRINAAEKSPDPSPMHFSKLYDPKTLNPAPELVEHYRKFTRIFQDLGLDYPTWTH comes from the coding sequence ATGGGCAAGCTTCTGTGGGAGACCATTCAACGCACCACCACGGGTCCGCTCATGGCGGAAGACAAGTTCGAGACAGAGTTCTTCCCCAACGTGCTCGCCGACCTGCAGGCGAAGTACAAGCTCGAGTTCGATCCCGACGAGCCCGCGATGATCGACCCCGACATGGCGGACGCGGTCTTCCAGGCCGGAAAGGAACTCCTGCTCGAGGTCGGCCTCTACTGCAAGAACACACGACGCATCGTCAAGTACACCGAGGACGAGATCGAGGGGGTGATCGCCACGGCGCGGCACGAGATCACCCTCGGCTTCGACCGGCAGGAGATCACGCTCACGCCCAGATCGCCCGGCGACGAGAAACGCCTCTACACCTTCTTCCCGGCCGGTGCGCTGACGACGGACACCGAGCTTTACCGCAACTACGCCCTGACCGTCATGCAGGAGCCTACCTGCGACGGCGTGATCCCGATCCCCCTCTACGCCGTCGGCGACTTCAAGAACATCGCAGACTCACCGTCGCAGACGCTGGTGTGCCTGACAGAGGCCCGGATCATCAACGACGCGGCGACATGGGCGGGAAAGCCTGGCCTCTTCCTGGGCATCCCGATGAGCGCGACCACCCCACTCACTTTGATGAGCGCCTTCGGATCAGGGCTCTACAACAGGCGCAACTGCACGCTGCCCGTCCAGATCATCCAGGACATGCGGATCGATTACGACCGGCTCAACCTCGCGTTCTTCGCCGAGCAGCACGGCATCGAGCCCTGGATGAGCTGCTCGCCTGCGCTCTACGCCTATCTCACCGGGCCTGAGCAAGGCGCGATGGAGATCATCGCCCACACGCTGGGCATGCTGGCCTATTCCGGCGGCGCGCTCACCCAGGCCATGTCGGTCTCGGTGCACGGCACCTACATCGGCAACGACATCAGTTGCTGCAACACGGCCGCCGCGCTCGCAGCCGATCGGAACCTGAAGCTGCCGTGGCTCTCCTTTGGCAGTATGGGGAACCCGGCCGGGGCGCTTTCGGATACGTCCTGGTACGCGACCGCGGCAGCGTGCATCGGCGGGTCCATCTCGGGCATGGAAGGCCTCTGGTTGGCGGGTGGCTCGACCGGGTTCGAATCTCGCTGGGCCGGTGAGATGGCGCGGGCCGCCGCCGGGCTGTCGCCGAAGGAGGGGGTCGAGCTGCTCAAGAGGATCAATGCAGCAGAGAAAAGCCCGGATCCGTCCCCGATGCACTTCAGCAAGCTCTACGACCCGAAGACCCTGAACCCCGCGCCCGAGCTGGTCGAGCACTATCGGAAGTTCACGCGGATCTTCCAGGATCTGGGCCTCGACTACCCGACCTGGACCCACTGA